The Apis cerana isolate GH-2021 linkage group LG2, AcerK_1.0, whole genome shotgun sequence genomic sequence AGAAACTCGTGCGTTATCGGGTGAAACCGACTCGAGCGGCCTTGTCTAATATCCGATAACGCCGGACTCAAGCTCTGTGCAACGCGATAAGGGATTTCGTTTACCCGCTTTGGATCGCGATAAAACGGCgggacatttttttttcctttttcttttcccttccttttttttctttttgttttcgatCACTCCTCTTTGTCTCTTCTTCTCCAAACCCCTCCTCCCCTGTAACGCGCACGCGCGCGCGGTTATCGCGTGCCAGCCACTTATCAACTCGGCTACTTATATACGTTCGTTATATTAACTGCGCCTTGATAAACATATTTCGCGTATTTATCGGAGCGGGGAACGATAATCCGCGGTTGGAAGCTCGCCGTGCGCGAGGAATCACGTCCCGCAACGTTGTACAACGTTAAAAGATCTAACGTGCTTATCGATATTATCGCCTTTCGAGTTTTTAAACGAGCACGCtactgtgtgtgtgtgtgtgtacgcgCGTTGCAAGGTTGCGCaaggttaattaattatccgtTATTATTAGGGGGAAGAGATCGATGGCGTTGAAGCGTTGTTGCCTATCGAATCTACCGAATTATAACGAGAAGTAGAGTTGTCGATGTACACAGGATTCATTGAAATCGTGGcaatggtggtggtggttcgATGGTAACGATGGGGCCCGCGTAATtcgttaaattcaattttcaccCGCCACGAGGGAATGGTCGAGGACAgggaatgagagagagagagagagagagagcagtcGTTACCTCGGGGATAAGCTTCTTctcgtaaaattaatcgaaattatcgaattaaccCCTGACCTTTCGGGCCGGGATCTTGGCTCGGATTAAAGTAAATTCTCGTCGCGAACCGTTTCGAACAATCTCCGCTGCTggttatcaaaataataaacctCCGTGATACTTAACCGTGGAATGTAaagcgctctctctctcttttttcccttctctcaCCCCGTCTCGTAGCAATCGTTTTTAGAAACGCAGTTAACGTTCGCTTCGTCGAGAATCGTCCTTCGCCCGAGTCGCAAGGATTTGCTTaggaagaatagaaaaatcgatcgtCTCGTTCCTTTCGAAATTACTGGAGCCCTCGATGGAACGGAATTCCATCGAGGGGATGAAATGTATGCGGAAGGTTGCGATTCTTGGaactcgaggaggaggaaaagagcAAAtgggagagaggaagaagctCGGGgtgcctctctttctttctctctacgCCACGACTTTTCCACGGTGTTAACTAAGACGAGGATTAAACCGGATCAACTGGATCGAGCACCAACGACTCCCCATAACTCTTCGTTTGTTCGCTCTTAAGTGCTTTTCCGGCTTCCGGAATTAAAACCGATGGAGCCGTCATCGAAGCTCGGAGGAATCTCGTTATTCCTCTTTCTCGCCCCTCCCTCCCCGAGAGAGGTGTATTAGCTGCCCGAAATTCTTCCCGTTTTCGCAGCGAGAGAGGGACGCGGACGAAGGCAGATACGGAAGGGGATGGAAGTCGTTTTATCGGCGTTAAATCGAGCCACGCCGGTGCGCCTAAGCAATTTAGTTGGAACAAGCGTGTCGTTATTCAATTTATCTCGTGCCCCTCCCCTTTCCCCGCAATCGAACCGTTTAAGCGAACGATACACCCGAAtctattcgattcgaatttcttcTCGATCTGCTCTTTTCTACGAAACGAGGAACGGGTTTGTATTGGTCAGTGGGCGAATCAAGGCGAAGAATCGGCGAAGAATTTTGGGAGCGATCTCTCGACGGCCTTGGGCCGTCATCGAAAATGTATCTTGAACATAAACCGATCGAAAGAATCGCGAGCGAGCAGGTTCGAAGTTCGATCgtgaaatgtaaaattgtCGGAGAAGGGTGGGACGATCGGCGGTGAAATAAACTCGTCGCGGTTTCCCGCGTGGCGGCgaagttttattaatagaaggGTGGAGGGACAGGTGGGCGCGGATATTGCGAGGACGCAGAGTTTTTCAACGTGGCGACGTGGCGTCGATCGACGGCGAAGGGGACCCGTTTGATTTGCGTCTATTTTCGCGGCCGCCACGAAATTAACTCGGTCGTCTACGGACCGGCGACACCCGGTGTCACAAACAACCGAGCGAATTAAATCCGATCAAAGGCTAATTGCGAAAGCGggggggaaggaaaaaattaattttgacgaTTCGGCGTGGATTCGAGAATTCTTCGTTCAAACTTGAGGGAATGTTGAATAAACGCGGCGATTAGAATAGGATCTTTCTTACATCTTTCTCTCTAATGACTCTGCGAAAATTAAATCTGAACGTTCGCGCATTTTCTTCCACGCTATTTCTCCACTTTTTTCCGCGCGACGAGATTCCGGGCGGGATATACGTGTGGCAAAGACTCgaatttcagatattttaaaattttcgaaaaagagaagagagaaaagatcaGCGCGATGCGTTTGACGCAGGCGATGGAGTCTCTCGAAAACCAcgggaaaaattcaattttcctcgCTGCATTGTGCGCAGCTCCGTGACTCTTTTCGTCTTTTTTCGACGGCTTCTCCTCTCTCGATCGAACGTTAATCGTTTGATCCCTTGTATTTCACGCTTATTCCCCTTCGTCTCTTTGAATTTAACCCGCTATCGATACGGTAGCGTCTGACAATTAACCAACCTCGCTTAATTCTTCTCCCCTTCCCCGATTGACCGTCTCAACTTGGTCGATTCCGCATTTCGTCTCCCTCACGAAATCACGCGACAGATGCGTCGCGACTTTTCCTCGAGCAGATGCGGCTGGAAGCGAGGAGGAGACGAATTCGGGGGTTGGATTGGATGCTGTTAGCGGGAGGAAAGAAGATGGTGGGACAGACATCCGCGTAAAGCGGAGATGGCTCGCGTAGAGGTAACTCGGATGCAGATGGCGTGTATCCGGAAAAGGCAAAGAGGggaaaagagggagggggattGTTGGAAGCCGAAACGAGACAGCGAGGAGGAAAGCGCGTGGAGGGGAGTATGTAGTGGAAGGAGCGGAGACACGGTGGAATCGCGGTGAAGCAAGGGGAAGTAATAAGGGGTTAAAAGGGAGCCGACCGAGGGGGTGGAAACGCGAGGAGTGGTCGCGATGACGGAGAGAGCACTGGGTATAGGCGCACGTCCGTGTACGGAGGGTTAAAAACGAgcgaggagagaagagagagagagaggaggggaaatGAAGAGCGGCGGAGAGCGGGACGGAGAAGTAGAATCGAGCGTCGAAGGGCGAAAAGAGACGAGGTAGATTTgcagcgaggaggaggagaaagagagacgaaAGAGTGGGAGGCGAGAGAGAAACACGTTGGTATACACGGTGGAACTTCCGAAGTTATTCGCAACAGGCAGACTCTGGAATTCTACGTTCCACTACCACtgattttcttcctctctctctctctgtctctgtctCTGTGTGTCTCTCGTGCCTCATCACCACCTCCAACGATTCCACTTCGCCCACCTCCTCCGTCCGTCCTTCATCACCGGCGGCCTCCTTCCACACTTCCTGCGCCTCATCGTCCCTGTTTTTAATAGACGGTAGAAACTTAGCGTCGCAGTCGGCGACCGCCACACCGTCTATAAATGCGCACGAGGAACGCGATCCCCGAATTGCCCACCACCCCCCGCAGTCCACGGCCTCGTCCAAACTCTCCTCCTCGCTTCGAACGAGTTATGCAACTCGAACGCGATCCATCCATCCGTCGTTCGAACAATCCCTTATTTCGCCCTTATTTGATTACTACCCCCCTCTTCGTTTCGTCCTTGGCTAGCGACTCGTAACTTCCACTCGAATAATTACCCTGCTCTCCTTATGcgcgcgatatatatatatgtatatactcgAGATAGAAACGTAGGAACGTCGTTTCCCACCACCACTTAGGCGGCGACACAATTCCAGATACTTTTCCAACCTGTTCTCGACCCGATTCTCGCCCATTCGGATTCAGTAATTAGGTAAACCGCTCTCTAAACGGTTCGTTTGCTTACGTGCTCCTCCGCGTTTACCCGGCTTAATTAATTCTCTGTGCATTGGTGGCAACTCTTCGCGGAGTGAGATTCATAGAGCGTGTACCGCGAGCACGTGCCCTGTCTCCGGATCGGACAGATAGAGACTGGCAGAGACGAGCTAACGGATAATAGGCGAACCGACCGGACCGATTGTTCCACCGCCTCGTgcctctctccccccctcccacACAGGTGCACGAGTACACGTTCGATCTACCTCTTTTTAGAGTCCTCTCGTTCCTAGAAAACCTACGCTTCAATTACCGGAGACAATGGACACGCGTGACGCTCCTGCCTCTCCTTCCCTATCTATCTACCTATATTTCGCTTATCCATCTCTATCGGCACagctctatatatatatatatatatattatatagccGTCCGATGGACAATGTCGCGTGTCCATTCCGCGTAAATTCCATCGAGAACATCCATCGAGAACATCTCCATCGAGACTACGGCTTTCGAACGCAGCCCGCCGCCCCTCTTGGCCGAATAGCTAGGATAGATCTCGACGAGGAGGGCAAACGTTGAAATCGACGGACGAAACCGGATTTCCCGTTCCagtaaaatattccattgaaCGAGGAGGGGGATGGGGTTCGCGGGAAATTCCGCTCCCTTTTTCCCGTTGCCAATTACACGGGGTCGTCGTCAAAGCGTTTAATTCGAGCGATGAAAGGACGGCCGTAATATAATGTCGCggccctttctttttcctccggAAACGAATCGCACGGCCTCCCACGGGGGCCGGACGCGCTCTCTGTCTCCTTGCGAGCAAACCTTCCCTCCTTCGCTCacctctcctttctctctttcctctctttcgcAAAATTCGGATCGCGCTCGAACGGCTTCTCCTTTCCCGCGACGCGACGTTGAAACGACGATGACAGGGGATAGGAATGGATTTCGACGAGCTTCCTTCTCCTTGgtcgaatttttggaattttgttgTTCGCCCAGTGGGTAAAATTTGAAACCGACCGAGCagaaaaacaaagagaaaaagagagaggaggggatcTGGGCGAGATTAAGATCGTTGAAGTTCGCTAAACGCCACTTTGCCGTACGCCTTCTTCCGTTCCTTCGCGGTCCGATAGAAGATAAAGCGGCTGTCGCTTCCCCCtcgggaaggggggagggagaaggagtCCGTGGAAAGTAACGAACGGCGCGGCGTCGAAATTGAAAGGGTTCCCACGAGGTCGCGATCGTTAAACCGCGCGCTCGTCCGCTTTATATCATCCTCCCTTCCATTCCACCTCTTCGGAGCTAGTTCCAAAGTCTATCGAAACTTCCAGCCGGATCtcgtttaataaatcaataaaatcgaacgatgaaattcgttttcttttcgagCAATGTTCTCGATTCAACGATTTTCCGCGATTTCGATTCGTTTGGAAGGAGAGcagagaggaaggaaggaaggaaggaaggactAAAGCGAGACTTAACCACACGGCTAGTCAGCCACGTCCACGGAGGAGGACGCAGGACAGCGTGTTTAGGGTCGATGACCCTCCGCACATCCGCGTTCGGCGTACACTTTCCCTCTTTATCTGCCTCGcctctctttcctctcgtTGCCTCCCCGTACCTACTTCTCTCGCTGCTTTCCATTCCCTCCTCTTCCACGCCGCACTTTAACCGTTCTTAGAGTGGCGTCTCTCCGCGTGTCTCTCCGATCGAGGGTGAAAGGAccccttttctttatttttcccttcttcctcctcctgctcCTGCTCCCTCACGACGATGCACTCTCGTTTACCCATTCGTTAAATACCACGTTCTTCCCTCATcgtttgttattattgttattattattgtttagggaaaatttaattctccttgaattttaaattctcagATCGCGAGCAACGGTATGGATTGtacattattgttattttaacggTGCGAGAGCGGATTATgataatatcgatcgatcgaatgttTGGAAATCGAAAACGAAAGTGGGAGCAGGGAAAGCGAAACTTGCTGACGGTTAAGTGACAAAGAAAACAGGAGAGGCGTGCGTGAAACAGCAGTTTCAGAGATCAATGAACGATTGTTTCCAACCTAAGCCTCTCGTCCGTGTTCCACAGGTTGCTTCGCGGCACGCGTTCCTTCCTTTCGAACgcgttcttctttttcttcttcttcttcttcttcttctcgattcTAACCGATAGTGGCTATAGTGgctttcgaatttatttaattgtttaattcgaGGACCGAATTTAATGATCGAGACGACACGAGTTATACGAAATCTTCTTTCGTTTAATCCTCTTTTCGTTATCGAgagtaatatgtaaatttcccgtttttcttttctgttccAGGGATTTGGAGCGCGACTTAAGCTTGAGCGAGGACAGCGAGGATGAGGCAAgcaaggtaaaaaaaaaaaaaagaatcacattATACGCTCGTTTGATATCCCGTTTCGCGTgattattattggatatttaaGTTGATATTTCGTATCGATAACAATTATCGGAGAAAGCTGGTTTGAGGGAATCGCGATTCACATTCTCGTATGAAATTAATTGGTAATCGTTTTCTTTCGCAGGAAACGTCATCGCGGACAACGAGGGGAAACAGAAGCCCCGACCTCACGGTCGAGTAAGTATCCGTTTGTCGATACGCCCGCCAATTAATGCCCCTGTTATACACTTCGATTATCTCGTTCCAAAATTAATGCGCCCGTTTATTCGTATCTAATTACcaactttattttatccttttcatCCATCGATTTCGTATTTGAGATCGATTTCGATTCATCCTGCTATTCTTATATCCAAAATTGTGATGCgtcaataacttttttatttactacaaatgacgataataattttatcattcccTATTCCAAATAATGTCGGACGCGAACTCgtatgataaatatgattcCACCCGCtcgaaattattcgttttattcggGATTTAAAAACCGGCGAACTCGGCACAAACTCGAAGAAATCAATTTACCAGCGATAACACGGTACAATGAACAATCCACGGAAAATATTCGCTTCCAAAAAACCAAtattcgttctctctctccctccctgcCCGTTTCAACGCAGATATTCATTCGTGCGCAGTTTATCGATACCGGCGATGACGCCAGCCCCGCCGCCACTGGCACCCATGTCGCCCATGGGCCCGTCACCGGTCGGCCCTTTGTCGCCCGCGAGGCCGCTCAGCCCGAGCAGGCCGCCATCACCGCCTAAACAGATGACGCCGGAGCAAGTGATCTCGCCTGCACCGGTCAGCCCCCTGCAATCCAAGGGCTCGCCGAGCCCCAACGCGCACCAGAGGCCGCCCAGCCCTTCGGGCCAGGCGATGCAGAGCTCCGGAAGCGCGAGCTCCACGTCCGACACCGGCTCCGACTCCGGCTCGGACAGCAGCGACGATTCCGAGGAGGAGACCAGCCCTCCGCCCACCAAAGGGCCCTCCACCCCTCCCTCCGTGTCACCAAAGAACGAAAACTTGATAGAGGAACCTCCGCCCGCGATCGAGGAGCCGAAATCGAGGAGTTGGAACTTGGAGTCGTTCTTCAACAAGACGAATGCCATGCCTCACGGGGAACAGAACTCGGAGAACAAACAGACGCAGGTATgggatgtatatatatgtgtgtctCTGAATCGATTTCCATTTTCCTCTTCGATAATCGTGGCTTCGATTCGATTGGATCGATCGGtgtatagataatttttgttgCTCGTACGAAATGGAATGTTGATCGAGCGATTTGATTGAattgtaatttgaaatatcggcAGGACTGCAACAGGCGGCAAGACTCCCCCATGGTGACAACGGTGGACGCCAGAGCGCACAGGAACAAGACGGCGCACGACTGGCAGCTCGACGAGGCCCTGAAGAGGACCCGTAACATGACCATGATAAGCGTGCTGTACAGCGACAGCGATCGACCGTCCGACCAAGAGAAGGGCCAGCCCGTGGAGGAGAATCGAGCGCAGCCTGAAAAGCCGAAGGTGGACGCGAGGAAACGTGGGCGGCCGAGGAAACCGGCGAATCCGAAAGCCGGGCATCGGACGTCGGACGAGAGTTTGAAGAACGGGAAACCTCGCAGCAGAACGAGAGGGGTGGGCAACCACATGAAGAAGAAACCGCCCCTCTCGAAGGCGAACATATCCACCAGCGAGGACGAGAGCGACGACAGGTCGCAGGGAGCGTCGAGCGACTCCGACAGCGACCGACCGACCAGGGTGTCGCCTGGAGTGGCGGCTATGAACGACAAGAGGAGGTCCAGATTGAGCGGGTCCTCGAGCGAGGACGAGAGCCCGCCCAAGGGGAagaataacaacaacaacgtgTCCGAGGACGACACCTCGCGCTGGAGAAGGATGACCAATATCAAGAGAAGCAAGTTGGGGGACTCGCCGAAGAAACAGGAGAAGAAGAGCCCCGCGAAGGCGAAACCTAGAAGGTCCACCTCGCGGGTGAACAATGGATCTGATTCGGACAGTGAGTCGGAAATAGTGAGGAATCGTATCCAGGTTGCCAGGTAACTATTTAAGCTTTGATTAAATAGCCGTGATCGAGTACGTCTTTGTAACCGAATAACGAACAAACGATGTTTCTTTTCCGAATTACGATTAAAATCGATTGTTCGGCATTTTTGTGGGTGCAGAGTACCTCCGAGGCCGAGAGTCCCACCGACCCGAGATTCGTCTCCGGAAAATTCGGACAGCGACAACAGTCCGGGTCCAAAGTTGCAGGAGGAGGACGCGGGCAACGTGCAGGACAAGAAGAAGAGCGACACTCTTCGGAAAGTGTTCTCGTCTTCGATAGGGGGAGGAAAGGGCGGTGGCAAGGGGGGCAAAGGTGGGAAAGGCGGCGGAAAGTGCGGTATTTTCGTGGAAGAATATACGACCTCCGCGAATACGCCGACCGGTGGGGAGAGTCCGTACAAGAGACCATCGTCGCAGGCGTCGAACGTGACTCAATCTTTCCCGCCGCTCACGCGCGTGAACGGCGTACCGAGTTTATACTGTAGAATCGAGCTGAGCAAACTGCAGCACGTCTCGCAGTTGTCGAGGGGTCAAGAGTTGAGACAACGCACAGAACTTCCAAATACGAGGCCGTCGTCCAGACAAGCCTCGACGCTGACGCATCAACCCCCTCGACCGCCCACGCCGGAGGAAGGGGAGATCGTCGACACGCCACCGCCTCAACAGGACGCGAGGATTCACGGTGACGCGTTGCTCGTCGACAGTGATGTTAAAAATCGCGCTGTGATCAAGGGCGAACCTATATCGGACACGAAGGGTAATTGTGGTATAGGCCTCGCCGCGGGTGTCGTCGCTGCAGGTGCTAGTGGAGCAAGTGGTGCTAGTAGTACGGGTAACGCGCCCAAGAGGAAACGTAATCCGAGTTGTAGTTCTGTGTCCAGTTTGAGTACTGTGTGTTCTATAGATACAAAGACGAAAGGGTCGGGAGAGCACAAAgacaggaagaagaaaaagaggaaacacGGCGACGTCGAATCCGTTACCGTTTCGTCCAGGCCATCTTCCAGTCAGGTATGCTTTCTTGCCATCCATTCCTTTTTCGAAGCGTGCCGCTTTTCCACACTCGACTAAATGTCTCCATCTCGATTCTCGTTTATATAGCAAAACGATATCCAACCCACGAATCACGAACGGGAAGAAAAACCTGACACTAGTTTAttgccaccaccaccaccgcctcAGCGCGTTTATTATTCCTACTTTAATCCCCAAAACGAAGTTTTGGAGGATCAGGATAGGTGGTGAGTAAACGTTACGTTCGATGAAAACTATTTCCCCGTGCGAACTTTCGCCTGTGTAACGATCAGTTTTAATTCGTTGTCGCCAGGGACCAGAATCAGTACCTGATGGAAGCAAAGCG encodes the following:
- the LOC108002792 gene encoding AF4/FMR2 family member 4 isoform X5, translating into MPVPSVERDRLRERERQARAAMSVQAEQAAAGGGPDTRHHHHGHHNHAHHHVNPHAVTAPLFRAPVRVNPDARDSTTQQIQSKLGNYSLVKHLLDEPKRLIGIEGVPPSPAPPSTSSFLRMSSSSVGANSRSSPSSQEFKKPGGPRPDASSSSSSSCSTSSLTSSSSSSSSSSSTSTSSSSHQRGGFVKPADGKPPYGGRGGYPGQPVKHGGNSNDHRSHGLLPAKGPPTNSPGNGTLAGNSSIGNSSGSRLHCVGSRLSRLPLDNGSSRPGPTENSADVENILKEMTMPPTPLTAIAQTPRKELESKFTFNPVMAKLTEVTPQEATKPQRERHNASRLSADLERDLSLSEDSEDEASKETSSRTTRGNRSPDLTVDLSIPAMTPAPPPLAPMSPMGPSPVGPLSPARPLSPSRPPSPPKQMTPEQVISPAPVSPLQSKGSPSPNAHQRPPSPSGQAMQSSGSASSTSDTGSDSGSDSSDDSEEETSPPPTKGPSTPPSVSPKNENLIEEPPPAIEEPKSRSWNLESFFNKTNAMPHGEQNSENKQTQDCNRRQDSPMVTTVDARAHRNKTAHDWQLDEALKRTRNMTMISVLYSDSDRPSDQEKGQPVEENRAQPEKPKVDARKRGRPRKPANPKAGHRTSDESLKNGKPRSRTRGVGNHMKKKPPLSKANISTSEDESDDRSQGASSDSDSDRPTRVSPGVAAMNDKRRSRLSGSSSEDESPPKGKNNNNNVSEDDTSRWRRMTNIKRSKLGDSPKKQEKKSPAKAKPRRSTSRVNNGSDSDSESEIVRNRIQVARVPPRPRVPPTRDSSPENSDSDNSPGPKLQEEDAGNVQDKKKSDTLRKVFSSSIGGGKGGGKGGKGGKGGGKCGIFVEEYTTSANTPTGGESPYKRPSSQASNVTQSFPPLTRVNGVPSLYCRIELSKLQHVSQLSRGQELRQRTELPNTRPSSRQASTLTHQPPRPPTPEEGEIVDTPPPQQDARIHGDALLVDSDVKNRAVIKGEPISDTKGNCGIGLAAGVVAAGASGASGASSTGNAPKRKRNPSCSSVSSLSTVCSIDTKTKGSGEHKDRKKKKRKHGDVESVTVSSRPSSSQQNDIQPTNHEREEKPDTSLLPPPPPPQRVYYSYFNPQNEVLEDQDRWDQNQYLMEAKRLKHSADKECELTAQGMLYLEAVLCFLLTGNAMESDPLTERASFTMYRDTLSLIRYISSKFKSQQNNSPESSIHNKLAILSLFCQSLIYLKLFKMRRHEIKESQKILNDYHQKPAQATTVQPEGQGTPSLSPTPSPAGSVGSVGSQSSGYSSGELANRGAASGQPQPAPYVSVPLNVHNAMAKQNHHFSLLLSCHDLWDQANALVTDKHRDFFIELDEKLGPLTLKSSLRDLVRYVQAGIKKLRDL
- the LOC108002792 gene encoding AF4/FMR2 family member 4 isoform X6, which produces MSVQAEQAAAGGGPDTRHHHHGHHNHAHHHVNPHAVTAPLFRAPVRVNPDARDSTTQQIQSKLGNYSLVKHLLDEPKRLIGIEGVPPSPAPPSTSSFLRMSSSSVGANSRSSPSSQEFKKPGGPRPDASSSSSSSCSTSSLTSSSSSSSSSSSTSTSSSSHQRGGFVKPADGKPPYGGRGGYPGQPVKHGGNSNDHRSHGLLPAKGPPTNSPGNGTLAGNSSIGNSSGSRLHCVGSRLSRLPLDNGSSRPGPTENSADVENILKEMTMPPTPLTAIAQTPRKELESKFTFNPVMAKLTEVTPQEATKPQRERHNASRLSADLERDLSLSEDSEDEASKETSSRTTRGNRSPDLTVDLSIPAMTPAPPPLAPMSPMGPSPVGPLSPARPLSPSRPPSPPKQMTPEQVISPAPVSPLQSKGSPSPNAHQRPPSPSGQAMQSSGSASSTSDTGSDSGSDSSDDSEEETSPPPTKGPSTPPSVSPKNENLIEEPPPAIEEPKSRSWNLESFFNKTNAMPHGEQNSENKQTQDCNRRQDSPMVTTVDARAHRNKTAHDWQLDEALKRTRNMTMISVLYSDSDRPSDQEKGQPVEENRAQPEKPKVDARKRGRPRKPANPKAGHRTSDESLKNGKPRSRTRGVGNHMKKKPPLSKANISTSEDESDDRSQGASSDSDSDRPTRVSPGVAAMNDKRRSRLSGSSSEDESPPKGKNNNNNVSEDDTSRWRRMTNIKRSKLGDSPKKQEKKSPAKAKPRRSTSRVNNGSDSDSESEIVRNRIQVARVPPRPRVPPTRDSSPENSDSDNSPGPKLQEEDAGNVQDKKKSDTLRKVFSSSIGGGKGGGKGGKGGKGGGKCGIFVEEYTTSANTPTGGESPYKRPSSQASNVTQSFPPLTRVNGVPSLYCRIELSKLQHVSQLSRGQELRQRTELPNTRPSSRQASTLTHQPPRPPTPEEGEIVDTPPPQQDARIHGDALLVDSDVKNRAVIKGEPISDTKGNCGIGLAAGVVAAGASGASGASSTGNAPKRKRNPSCSSVSSLSTVCSIDTKTKGSGEHKDRKKKKRKHGDVESVTVSSRPSSSQQNDIQPTNHEREEKPDTSLLPPPPPPQRVYYSYFNPQNEVLEDQDRWDQNQYLMEAKRLKHSADKECELTAQGMLYLEAVLCFLLTGNAMESDPLTERASFTMYRDTLSLIRYISSKFKSQQNNSPESSIHNKLAILSLFCQSLIYLKLFKMRRHEIKESQKILNDYHQKPAQATTVQPEGQGTPSLSPTPSPAGSVGSVGSQSSGYSSGELANRGAASGQPQPAPYVSVPLNVHNAMAKQNHHFSLLLSCHDLWDQANALVTDKHRDFFIELDEKLGPLTLKSSLRDLVRYVQAGIKKLRDL
- the LOC108002792 gene encoding AF4/FMR2 family member 4 isoform X7 codes for the protein MSSSSVGANSRSSPSSQEFKKPGGPRPDASSSSSSSCSTSSLTSSSSSSSSSSSTSTSSSSHQRGGFVKPADGKPPYGGRGGYPGQPVKHGGNSNDHRSHGLLPAKGPPTNSPGNGTLAGNSSIGNSSGSRLHCVGSRLSRLPLDNGSSRPGPTENSADVENILKEMTMPPTPLTAIAQTPRKELESKFTFNPVMAKLTEVTPQEATKPQRERHNASRLSADLERDLSLSEDSEDEASKETSSRTTRGNRSPDLTVDLSIPAMTPAPPPLAPMSPMGPSPVGPLSPARPLSPSRPPSPPKQMTPEQVISPAPVSPLQSKGSPSPNAHQRPPSPSGQAMQSSGSASSTSDTGSDSGSDSSDDSEEETSPPPTKGPSTPPSVSPKNENLIEEPPPAIEEPKSRSWNLESFFNKTNAMPHGEQNSENKQTQDCNRRQDSPMVTTVDARAHRNKTAHDWQLDEALKRTRNMTMISVLYSDSDRPSDQEKGQPVEENRAQPEKPKVDARKRGRPRKPANPKAGHRTSDESLKNGKPRSRTRGVGNHMKKKPPLSKANISTSEDESDDRSQGASSDSDSDRPTRVSPGVAAMNDKRRSRLSGSSSEDESPPKGKNNNNNVSEDDTSRWRRMTNIKRSKLGDSPKKQEKKSPAKAKPRRSTSRVNNGSDSDSESEIVRNRIQVARVPPRPRVPPTRDSSPENSDSDNSPGPKLQEEDAGNVQDKKKSDTLRKVFSSSIGGGKGGGKGGKGGKGGGKCGIFVEEYTTSANTPTGGESPYKRPSSQASNVTQSFPPLTRVNGVPSLYCRIELSKLQHVSQLSRGQELRQRTELPNTRPSSRQASTLTHQPPRPPTPEEGEIVDTPPPQQDARIHGDALLVDSDVKNRAVIKGEPISDTKGNCGIGLAAGVVAAGASGASGASSTGNAPKRKRNPSCSSVSSLSTVCSIDTKTKGSGEHKDRKKKKRKHGDVESVTVSSRPSSSQQNDIQPTNHEREEKPDTSLLPPPPPPQRVYYSYFNPQNEVLEDQDRWDQNQYLMEAKRLKHSADKECELTAQGMLYLEAVLCFLLTGNAMESDPLTERASFTMYRDTLSLIRYISSKFKSQQNNSPESSIHNKLAILSLFCQSLIYLKLFKMRRHEIKESQKILNDYHQKPAQATTVQPEGQGTPSLSPTPSPAGSVGSVGSQSSGYSSGELANRGAASGQPQPAPYVSVPLNVHNAMAKQNHHFSLLLSCHDLWDQANALVTDKHRDFFIELDEKLGPLTLKSSLRDLVRYVQAGIKKLRDL
- the LOC108002792 gene encoding AF4/FMR2 family member 4 isoform X2, which translates into the protein MAKEEFDWSSLLEFLKPKYPVSVERDRLRERERQARAAMSVQAEQAAAGGGPDTRHHHHGHHNHAHHHVNPHAVTAPLFRAPVRVNPDARDSTTQQIQSKLGNYSLVKHLLDEPKRLIGIEGVPPSPAPPSTSSFLRMSSSSVGANSRSSPSSQEFKKPGGPRPDASSSSSSSCSTSSLTSSSSSSSSSSSTSTSSSSHQRGGFVKPADGKPPYGGRGGYPGQPVKHGGNSNDHRSHGLLPAKGPPTNSPGNGTLAGNSSIGNSSGSRLHCVGSRLSRLPLDNGSSRPGPTENSADVENILKEMTMPPTPLTAIAQTPRKELESKFTFNPVMAKLTEVTPQEATKPQRERHNASRLSADLERDLSLSEDSEDEASKETSSRTTRGNRSPDLTVDLSIPAMTPAPPPLAPMSPMGPSPVGPLSPARPLSPSRPPSPPKQMTPEQVISPAPVSPLQSKGSPSPNAHQRPPSPSGQAMQSSGSASSTSDTGSDSGSDSSDDSEEETSPPPTKGPSTPPSVSPKNENLIEEPPPAIEEPKSRSWNLESFFNKTNAMPHGEQNSENKQTQDCNRRQDSPMVTTVDARAHRNKTAHDWQLDEALKRTRNMTMISVLYSDSDRPSDQEKGQPVEENRAQPEKPKVDARKRGRPRKPANPKAGHRTSDESLKNGKPRSRTRGVGNHMKKKPPLSKANISTSEDESDDRSQGASSDSDSDRPTRVSPGVAAMNDKRRSRLSGSSSEDESPPKGKNNNNNVSEDDTSRWRRMTNIKRSKLGDSPKKQEKKSPAKAKPRRSTSRVNNGSDSDSESEIVRNRIQVARVPPRPRVPPTRDSSPENSDSDNSPGPKLQEEDAGNVQDKKKSDTLRKVFSSSIGGGKGGGKGGKGGKGGGKCGIFVEEYTTSANTPTGGESPYKRPSSQASNVTQSFPPLTRVNGVPSLYCRIELSKLQHVSQLSRGQELRQRTELPNTRPSSRQASTLTHQPPRPPTPEEGEIVDTPPPQQDARIHGDALLVDSDVKNRAVIKGEPISDTKGNCGIGLAAGVVAAGASGASGASSTGNAPKRKRNPSCSSVSSLSTVCSIDTKTKGSGEHKDRKKKKRKHGDVESVTVSSRPSSSQQNDIQPTNHEREEKPDTSLLPPPPPPQRVYYSYFNPQNEVLEDQDRWDQNQYLMEAKRLKHSADKECELTAQGMLYLEAVLCFLLTGNAMESDPLTERASFTMYRDTLSLIRYISSKFKSQQNNSPESSIHNKLAILSLFCQSLIYLKLFKMRRHEIKESQKILNDYHQKPAQATTVQPEGQGTPSLSPTPSPAGSVGSVGSQSSGYSSGELANRGAASGQPQPAPYVSVPLNVHNAMAKQNHHFSLLLSCHDLWDQANALVTDKHRDFFIELDEKLGPLTLKSSLRDLVRYVQAGIKKLRDL